The following nucleotide sequence is from Bos taurus isolate L1 Dominette 01449 registration number 42190680 breed Hereford chromosome 3, ARS-UCD2.0, whole genome shotgun sequence.
CTCCTTTAGCCCTCTCCCTGCTATATCCAGAATACAGGACTAGGTGTATTTGATTTGTTTTCTATAGTAAAAATTGAAACACAACCAGATTTGTAAAGTATGAGGGGAAATGGATTTAGGGACAGATGTGAGGTTCTTAGTAATTCCCATTAGTCCCCTcacctgggggtggggatggttgGTGTTGGTTCTCAAGTTTCCAATGGTGATGTTATCAAGCATTGTGGAGGAAGAGCTGTCATAGAAAGATGTTTAATCTAAGTTTCCAGAGGTTCTGTCTGGGGAGGCAGCAGCTGATCTGAGTCACAGGCACCACTCCGGATCTTGGCTCCATCTTCTGGTATATTAGACACCctgaaatacaaaaagaaatagaCAAGAGTGTGGAAGAGGAAGATTActtgtatgtgtgtgagtttgGGAGAAGGTTAGGAGAATTTTTAAGTGGCAATCAGGAAGTGTGACAGCAGGCAGAACTCTTCCCATGGCTCTGCACCAAAAGGAACAGGGACGTGTTACACTGCATGCAACAAAATGGTAGCTGCTCTGTAAGTAATTAAGAATATACCAATCACTGTACTGACTTGAAACCCCTTAGGACTTGTATACTGACACACACCTTCTTTAACCGTTCTGCTTTGGGAGGATAGTAGAGGGATGGTGGGATAAGTAGATTAATTACAGTTACAGTAGCTGCCTGCACTCATCCCTCAAACATGTACTGACTACTGCCTATGCACGATGCACTGAGCTGGGTGCTACAGGATGCCAATCAACCAACTGCTACATCATCACTTATGTGATCTGGTTTGcagtggaggaaggaaggaatgtcaCGTTATTCCATTCCTCCCTGTGGCATAAGCAAGCCAGCAAGCAAGCAGGCAAGAGTAAGCTAGCGAAGGCCAACACATTAATCACTTCACAATGTCTGATCTGTGACTAGCACGTCTCAGCCTCAGAATTTTAGCCAATTAGCCTGCTGGGAAAATATCTGTTGCTAGAACTGCTCCTCCCTTCCACCGGAGTATTACTCAACAACCCCTATGTGCCAAGTGCCATGCTTCACTATCTCACTGAATTCCGAGAACCCAACAAGTAGTAGTTCTTCTTACAATGAAGAACTACTACTACTTCTTCTTCTACTACcctttaaaatgttgaaaatgacTCTCAAAGAACTCAAACCCCACTCCATCTGAATGTAGGAGCAGTGTTATAACATGTTATGCTGTCTCATAGGGACCAGGATCATCACCATGCATCATGTTTGGTAgctcatctcttttttttctctccagggCACAGTACTAGGAGCCTTTGAGCCCTAAGAGGCCTTTAATAGGGTGGAGAGAAAGTAATAAAAAGCCAAGAAAATAGGCAAAGAGGCATCTTACCAAATAACCTCTACCAGTCTAAGgttaaggaaaaagaagagtTTAGGAAATAATACCAGATGTTTTCATAGAAGTCTAGGGAAAAGAACTCCTCAGAAAAGGGTACACTAGACCCTGAATCAACTTTGAGAAACTCTCAGCTTTACTCCACTCTTAGAATAGACATCTTGTTAGTTACAGCTTTGGTTGAGGAGGTATTGTTTTTATCATCTTTTAACTGTTTATAAGAATTCTTTCCATGGAAAGTACAGTACATTTCCCCCTTGTTATCAGCAGCAACACACACCTCCAAATCTTCATTCTTAGAAGCAAAATTTCCCTACACCAAAGCGGTAGAAGAGATAttgagggaaaaaggaaaaatgtaagaAGGTAAAAGACAAGAAAGGTTTGTTTCATTGCCACCGAGTGGTTTTGAGGCCCAAAGAACTAGCAGCGTGGCTAAAGCTACAGTAGGTGCTGTGGGAGGTTAGGTTAAAAAAATTTCCTCCCCCCCTTAGTAATAAAGATCTAGGATGGGGCCAAACTTTAACTTTGCTTTAAATATACTACAAAGAGAGAGTCCAGCCAACTTAGCTGAGTAAATTGAGGGGGAAACATCCTAGCCAGAGCATGGggataaactgaaaataaaacccTGGGCTCCCCTGAACAGTCTCTACTAAGATTGTCCTTTCCTAAGACATTTCTTGAGTCTGTTCAAGAGAAATACAGCCATCACCATGCCTTTTAAATGACCCTGGTTGGTCAGTTCAAGAAAATATGAAGTCTCCCAAACACAGGAGCCAGTGTCAACTTAAGTTCGATGCTGAAATAAAGTAACAAAAACAAAGACCTAAGTAACCTGAAGGAAGGTCCTAGATATTATCTGTACAAGTATACAACTATGGCCACTACCCAAAATCCAAGATTCCAACTTAATACTTTATTACCGCTACTGCCCTTGGCAACGACTGGCCACTTAGAAAACACGAGACCTTGAGTATTGCCTTATGTAGGTGCAAAGGATTTCTAGCCAGGGGAGGAGGAAACCAAACTAGATGTTGCCCATCTCCTTTCTACCCATTCCAACTGAAACACCCCAAGAAAAATGTAGGAAGTTTCAAGTCTTATCTCCTCCTTCCCACAAATTAAGTGACAAAGGACTTCTCAAGAAAGGAATCcaatggggaagggaaaggaaggcatGTTGGAACATCTAATTTGCTAAGAACCCCAGCAGATCCAGGGTGTGCTGGGTTAGTCAACACCCTTTTGAGTCAAACACAAAGAAACTGCAGCCTGTATTTGTTTCCTCTGTTGGCACTGCTCACTAGCCCTTCCACCCACATCTGTGTTCTCAACTTTTGACTCCTGCCACAGTGATAAAGGAAAAGGACAGGGGTAAAAAATGGAACCATAAGGTAACTGCAATTATCAGTTTCTAAATAGATCTCGGCCTTCTTATCCGGTTCCCCTGAAACTTGTAACTTAAGTATTGTTTCTTCTGTCCTCTCCCACCCCCTAGTTTgtcagaaataatttattttacatgGCACTTGCTCCTTTCCTTTAAAGCACATGTGATTCTTTCTACTTCTACATGGGGGGAGAACAGGATGTTTACTTAAGAGCCATCTCATGGGTGTCCCTCTTGCAGCCTCAACCAGTTATTACTCAGCAACTGTGAACAGCAGCTGACCAGACTTGCCTATACGGTTTACTCATAATCAAGTATGAGAAACGCCTCCATACCCTAAAACATACTCTGTCCACATACATGAGGGGGCAACTCATTCCTTCTATACTATATTGGCCCAAATAAAACAATTTTGTGGAAGTTGTGTATTTTCAACATGCCCAGAAAGGCCAATGAGTTCTAAAAGCTGTTGCTTCCTTGGGATGGGGACAGGAATCAGGTGGCAAGTCAAGGCCCCACGTGGGGACCAGGAAGTTAGGGTGAGCCGGATTCCAGAAGCGGCCAGTACAGTGTACACCCCTACTTGCTGGGTGTGTTCCTAAACTGTGCTATTTCTGAAGTGTCTGGTGACATGTGTGCAGTTTCACATATTCAAGGCTGCTATTTAGGGCCTTCTACCCTGCCAGGGATCCAGGCCTGGTCTAGATGCAATGACTCTCTTTACCCCTTTAGCCAACATTTATTAAGCCTCACTGGGTCATGAAAAGGGATGGGGTGAGAGAGAGGTTAAGTGTGGCTTCTCTTACTGGCAATACGTGAGAAGGGTAGATGTGGGCAAAGAATTGGCCAGAAGGATCCCGACTGCCACTGCCCCAATTTTATGcttgctttaaaaatactttttttgctCACAACCATACAATTTTTTGGTAAGACGTACAAAATTATTATCCATACGGTATACCCACTTCATTACCAAGCACTTCCTGAACATCTTGATCTTGCCCCACCCATTGTCCCTTTCCAAAATTGAACTGCCATAAAGGACCAAACAAAACCCACAAGGCCATAAAGATCTTAAGAAGCTCAGAATGCCTTCAGTGACATTGACTGCAGAAGTCAAAGCGGACAGCTGGACAAGATCAGAGAGGGGAAAAGTCAAccacacaacaaaggaaaccatactttattaaacaggaaaacaaaaacataatattGGGggcaaagagattttaaaaaaaaggaatggcTGGAAGAGAGGAAAGCGCAAGCAGTCGCAAGGCAGGCTTGAGATGGGGGGTCTTGGGCGTGTGTTTGCCTCAGACCTGTGCAGGTGCACACACACCAGCCCCTCTACCCTCCTTGCACGTTTAGACCAAAAGCAAATACAACTGTATCTTCAGAGATATATTCAGGCTTTTCTTCCTGCAATCCTGTAGCTGGTTTCACCTTCAGCCCTGGACAGTCATGTAGGGTCTTTGCTGGAGAAAACTTAGGTCTTTCCAACAACAGGCCTGTTCCTCAAAGCAGCAGTTTCAGCTTCTGGAGAAGTTCCTTCCTATTTGCATTCACCAGAGAAGCCAGGGGCCCTTGGTCAAAGCCCCAAATCTCaaagaaaaatgtcaaacctTTAGAACTAGTTATTTTATTAAATGATATTAATACACATTTCAAAAGGATTTCATTGTTGTTGCCTCTAAAGCATGTACTTATTTTGTTTTCCACACTGAACACGTGAGAATATCAATCCAACATATCTAATTTAAATCTTAACAGGCACCCCAGCCCATTCaaaaaaaggaggggaaggaggggaggcaaaaaggagaaaaagcagtAATTTACAGCGGCTTCAAAACAGTAACAGCTGAAGCTTACTTCTGCATGAACCACTGATAGTGAATATTCTGCAATTAGGAGTTTTAGCATATTCACATTATCTAGATAGGTTTGCTGTACCATATACATCACAAACATTGTATTCCTGGGACTGGAAAGGATGAAAGGCCTATTCTCTTATCATTTTACCCTCCCTGGAAATAAACCAAATTCTATTTATTCTCAACAGAATTTGGGAGGGCAAATGGGAGCAGGGACAGAGGTTGAATCTAAGCTGACTGAAGGGTAAACTTTTACAGAATATTTAAGGACTCAATTTCTGATATTGGATCACTGAATTTTAAGTGGTACCAGTGTACTCATGCCGTACCCACTGATTCTCTGTCTGTGATTTTACAGTGAGCACCAAGAACCTTAGTAACAACTTCGCATTATCTGTTTGCATACTGAATCATGTCCTTGCCAAGACACACTAtactatgcttttttaaaaatcttgttctGAGGTTGAAATACAAAAGTCAGAGCATGGGCACGGAGTTTTAaatcacagacacagaaagaatAAAACCCCTTTGTTTCATGTTATGAATACCAGAATTATCTTATTTCactatatcacatatatatacacacatcgtTGTCTTCACTGACTGCTGTAGGCAGATGTCCTTCAAGTTAACAAACAGCTGACAGTTACATACAAATCCTTATTTCCATCCTGAAACAAATGGATTTTgtggcttaaaaaaacaaaacacactccACAGAAACCCAACCCTTAAAGTCCATCTTTTATAACTGTACAAGGTCTTCCCTTTCATGTACTAGCTATCATGCTTCTGAGGACAATTAACCTGCCCCAACATTCAGGAAACCACTTTGCTGACCAACCCCCCATTTTCTGATAAAATCAAATGGTCAGAGAGCCTTTTCAAGTAAACGCTACTTTTAGATTAATCGAGAGCAGCAGAAAGAATTCACATTCTTTTATTCTAGAATGAAAAACATCCCACTTAATtttctgcaaaagaaaaaaaacctatttCAGTTTTGAGTTAAAACTTTCTCCCTttacctccccccaccccaccctcacacTCTTTTATACTTTTCTCTAAACAAATGTTTTAGGACTCAGTATAACTGTattgtttctttgctttgctaCACTATATATCTCATCCCACTTAAATGTTGTGGTATCATGCGTTTTTATGCAGGGAGAGCTACAGGGCAGAGAGGCTTGAGAAGGTCAAAGAAAGAACAGCTGGCTTAAGACCAGAAATGCATTAGGAAGATGGAGGACTTGCAAGATCCTAACCACAGAAAACCACAGAAACCAAACAAGTAACATGGAATAAATTACACAAAAACACCCAAACTATGATGCACACCTGGTTTGAGCTGCTCTTTTACCTGCAAGGCAAGCTTATTCTGAGGCAAAGAATCATCTTCTGTCACTATATTGCCCACGGTCTCCCATCTGTAAAACTTCACCGGGGGAATCCAAAGCAATCCCCACACTTCCTAGTTACTTCTACACTAACTTGGAAGGAAATATGAAACTTGCTAGGATTTCCTTTTATAGTCTTTTACTCATCTGGCTGGAGACTACCAGTGTGTACTTTAGGGTAAGACACTAAATAAAAAAATGTAGTAAAGCAACATTTGCTTTTCAGTGTCCCTAAACACTCAAAGCGCAGTGATTGTCTTTTCCCAGTACTAGCTGTAGAAATACAAATAAGGAGCTTTTCagttcagggagaaaaaaaaaacacttttttttttttttcatgtaaaatgaCTAAGGGCATAAACATTTTCTATTGAGAGTGGGAGATGAGGATAAGGTTTGAGCCTTGAAATGTGACAGGTTGCTATCCATAGAGTGGGGTAAATTTAAACTAATCAGGTCCTCATATTTGTCTGCAAGGATATGTATAACATCCATTTGTCACTAAGACAGAGCTAAAGAGGTATAAAGAAAGATGCTACTGAACTTCCTCCTTCAGAATACCAAGAGGAGGGGTGAATACAGGACTAGGTCAAGggtaaaagaaagataaagacaaatatttctctttcctcatAGTTAACTTTTGGTGACAACTACCAACAAATGTCACATTAGGGAGGCACCATGGTAAAAatgtctacttaaaaaaaaaaaacaactgggaGAATGTTTCAGTTGCACCTCTGTATCTACTGTCAACTACAGTGACTTTCCGGCTAGACTAGAAATGTAGACGAGAAAACTGAGGGAGAaaaagtcaaggaaaaaaaaaagcaggaagcaAGAGCTTGATTCCAGATATGTGAAACCACCTCAGAAATATGTTTATGACAGATGGCCAAGTCAGATCATACCATCAATGGCTCCTTTCTCTCACTCTCTGTATTGCAGTTacttattctttaattttaatatacCTGGCCCCCTTTCTTCTACTCAGAGGAGGAAAATTCTTTACTAGGATAAAATGAGGTCTGTATTTCCTCAAAGTTGTTGCCTGATAGAACCTCAGAAGAGGCTGAATTAAAAAACAAGGGCTTAGACTTTGGGAGAAAGGTCAAGAACTCAACTTCAATATgccttttaaaacaaaagaaagcccCCAAATAACTTGACAGGTCCGAGGTCCCCCACATTTCCTCCCCTGCAACATCTCTTGGCTGTCAGCAGGCCACAGAGCACACAGGGAAGACAGCCACACTGGTTACAGCAGGTGACTGAGCTggacagagaaggggacaagaaTCCCTCCATTGACTACTTGATAAGCCAAGCCCCAAATAACATCCCAACATTGCACATGGTATTATCTGTACTGATGGAAGTTTTATTTCAAATGTAGTAATACTCTTCAATAGATGGGGTAAAATAAGATTTGTCTTCCTCCCCACCCTTCAAACCCCCAGCCAAATGAAGTGGCTTTAGTTGTGTTtctttgccccccacccccttaaAATACAAACATCTTGGAAAAGGTAGGTATAAGTGCAGTGGGAGGGAGGACTGGATGGAATAGTGAAATGTAAGCatatataactttttaatttgGAAGGGAGGTCCTTTgtcataataaaaaaagaaagaaaaaaatagatcaaAGGAGGgagaacaaataaaaacaatgataataaaCCAAACTCCTACTTCCAATGCTCTCTACTGTTCAAATGCCTTTCCCTTAGTTTCCATCAGTACCTGGGAGGGAAGAATGGGCGTTTTGGTGCAAAGAACGGAGGGCCCCTAGCGAAAGGTGGCCTGGGTCTCTTTAAACTGTGGAAAGGGTCTCTGCTGAGAAAAGGCTCCCTAGGCCGGAAGTCTGGCCGGGGACTCCGCAAGATCATACCACTCCGGTTGATGGCGTCTCTGTGTGAGGGACCCAAGGGGGGgccactgctgctgttgctgcctcccccacctcctcctccatgggCTGGGCCCAAGTGCTCCAAAGAATGGGAAGGCAGGCTCAGGCTCTCGCGCACACGGCTAAGGCCGGGGCCGTTGAGGTCCCGCTGGGTGGGGCCCCCAtggtccctgggtcctgggagCACCCCGAAATGATCAGCCagggtcccctgaaggagggaactATGGTCCTTGGGAAATACTGCCACGGCCCCCGCCACTCCGTGCTCTGCCAGTGGTGGGGTTGGGAAGGGTACAACCCCAGAATGGTCaccaggaggtggaggaggaggaggagcagaaaaAGGGACGCCACTCCCGCCACTGCTGCTATGTTCCCCGGGGGgcggaggagggggtggggtggggaaaggaaCTCCACCGTGCTCCCCAGGAGGTGGGGCAGCGTGGGTCAGGGCTGCCTCCTTTGCGAAGGGGTTCGAAAGATCCACAGAGGGTAGATGAGTAGGTGCATCTCGAGAGAAGATACCACCATGATCCTTAGGAGGGGCAGGTGGGGCAGATGATGGCCCCACTGGCTCTCTCTGGAAGGGTGTCCCATGATCCAAGGGGGATGGGGGGAGATGATGCTCAAATGTTGAGTTGAAACTGTTGGAACGGAAGCTGCCGACACTTTCCTGAAATTGGGGTGCTCGTTCTTTGTATGGTGCTGTTTTAAAGCCAGTGAGGCCtccgctgcccccacccccaagggaTGCCAACTCAGAGGCACTTGAGGGGCCATTGTCAAAGGAGCCTCCTGAGGTGCTCAGATCAAACCAACCCACCCTTGAAGCCTCACGCCCATGTCCTCTATTTCCCTTCCCAGGGACTCGGATGGACTCTACAGTCTGTATCGGCTCCCCTGACATCCTCCTACTGGATGCATTATGATAACCCAAGGTTTCTATAGGGGCCCCCTTCTCTTCGGTACTGTCAGGCAAGTctaagcaggaggaggagactcGAGTCTCTATGCGATAGTGCTCTTCTTGTTGCTGCTGATCGGCGGCCGTCAAGCTCAGCTGGGCGAGGTTTGACAGGCTGACACCATCACTTGAAGTGCCCTTGTTGGGGGCCTGGCCAAAATGTTTATCATCTGAGGGCTTTCGTGAGGCATTCTTAAGCATATTCTTAAACTCAATCGTCGACGTGGTGGAAATGGTAGAGGCCAGGACTTTCTCCACGCCTGACGTGGGTGGGTGGCCCGTGGGAGCAGCAAGGGTGTTCTGCGGAGAGAAAAGGGACCGATGTGGGACTGGGTGAGGAGAGTCTGGGTACTGCTTCTGTGGCAAAGTGAGATGCCCCGTGGCAGACTGAGACAAGCTATTGTGGTTGGAGTCAGGGGTGAAAAATGAATCATTCTTACTCGGCGATGGTGACCGGTCAGACCCCGCTTCATTCCCTCTGACGCCGAAGGCACTGAACAGTCCAGGGGGAGACGAAAGCCGGCCACAGTTCTCACTAGAGTCCAGGAGGGCCCGCACAGATGCAGGGAAGGCAGACTTTACCCCAAATTCTTGACCCCTGTGGCTGTAACTGGACAGGATTGGCTGGTACTCAGTGGTATCAGAAAGCTTGCTTGATTTCAGGATAGACTTGGCTGGTTTCTTCTCTAGGTTCATCATGGCAGATGGTGGAGGCCCTGAATACTCGAAATCTCGGTAATCTTCATCTTCCTGGAAAGAAGTATCTGGATAGAACTTCTCCTGTGAAGAGTCCATCAGAGAAGACGGTCTCTCCATTCCATCGGAAGGCTGCTTATAGGGGGAGTCACTGCCCAAGCCAAAGGGCCGAAACGTAGACACAGAACTGGAGAGCTCTCGGGGGAAGCTTTCCTCTCTCCCAGGGGGTGGTGATCTTGTACTGCTGGGTGTTGAGGACCCAGGGCTAATGATCTTAGAAAGCAGGGACATGGTATCCACACTGCTGGACGTGGGCTTGTCCATCATCTCATCCTGAGTGGGTGTCCCACTCCGTTCATCCCGTACCGGGGTTCCATCAATGTTGTCAACTGACGTGCTAGTAGGGCCACGCTGGAAGTCTGATGGATGGCTTTCTGCTGGAGCACTGGATCCCAAACTGCTCAGGATTGGGATGTTTAAGTTTAAGCCACTGAAACCAGGATTACCTTTTAAGAAGTTGTGGATCTTCATTTCCAGGCTTGGGGAGGTGGACTCTGACTCCAGCTTTGGCTTGGAGGCCTCTGAGGATTGGCACATGGCAACTTCAGTAGGCGGTGCAGCAGGGCTAGCACTGTGGTTACCTGTGAACCCCAAAGTGTTGGAGGGCAGCTTGAAAGTAGTGCTTGGGAGCCCTGGGCTTTGCCCAATGGAGGCCTTGCTGGCTGAAGTTGACGAGACTTCAGAAGTTGAGGAATTAGGAGAGTAGTTGAAGCTTTTGGGAATAAAGGACTGGGTATTGGAGGGCAGGTTTCTTCCTTTTATGCTAGAGACTGTGGTGTTAGCAGGGGAAGCTGAAGTGCTCTGGGGTGTAGCTTCGCTGGATGGAACTGGGTTCCCAGTAACACTCTGAAGTAAAGATGACAGGCCTGTAGAAACAAAGATTAGAGAAGTTAAGAACAACAACTCCCTACTTTCCAATGAAAACAATGTAGGCTAATCAGATATTCATTCCAGTGGGAACTAGACAGACATTAAAATATGAGATCAAAGGGATTCAGAACAAACAAGTAATGGCTAAATGTCACAGAAAACACTGGTCTGATTTATCAATATAAGGAGAGCGAATTACTGAAATATTTCTAGTAGCCATGAAACAAGGCCAACATGGCAAAAATAAAACGCAACAGGAAGAGGGAGATTTTAGTGTCAGAATCACTCAGAGTTTAAACAagacaaaacaggaaaagaaaggggGCATAATTATCTGTAAAATAACACTTTAAGCCAGTATTTCTTAATGTTTGGTCTGCAGAATTGTTTCTCTAAACGCAAACAGATATTCTGCCCTATCTTTCCTTTCCAACTTCCGCAACTGTCTCTAATAAGTTAATGTACAGTTATTCTTAGGACAGAGAGAACGACATGCAAATTGCAGGGACTTATGTGACCTGTGATGCTTTTTTTAAGAAGCATATCTTGCTGGATTGGTGTTATATTTGGGGAAACAAGGCTTCGGTTGTGAAATTTTTAGTTGTAGAATGTAGCACTAATAAATATACACCAAAAAGCTTATAGAATTAGACCTTTGGGGACACTGATCCTTTGACAAGACGACACACCAATCCCCTTCTTATAGCTTGGAAAATTCAAGGATTATTGGTCTATACATGTTGACACTGATGAGATCCACCTCTACTCGCTGACAGACAAAACATTCTCAGAGCACCAAGAAAGAATTCTTTGGGGGCAAAGGCAGGCTGAAGTCCACCAAAGCAAACTGCTCCTGTAGaaaatttcttgaaaaaatatttgataaagaaataacagaaggttctttatttaaaatccaatcatattttggaaaatttaCTCAATTTCTGATCACAAACGAAAATTTTACATACACTTCACCTGAATTAATAGCTTTCAGTCATATACTAAAACTGTTCCTTCATAatgatatatgaaaaaaaataatatttcatttgatATTTCAATTATTGTctctttaaaatttcaatttttatcCTTATTTGCTAAGAGAGTTAAggtcttaaaatttttaaggTTGTTCCATCTTTGCAGCATTTTCAAATGCCACTGACTTCTAAACAATGATGCATGGCTTTTATTATTATGCAATATTTGAAAAATCCAAACAATTAAAAcagtttattttcattgctatCCTCCTGAAAAAAtatctgtatttaattttaaataatctcCCTGGCTGTacaattttcctctttttaatagTTTGATTTAATTCTTAACAGCAACTGCTTTTACCAAAATCAGAAGTCTTGAAGCACTGCAAAGTGATAATATCCTATGATTATAAAATGGTATTTCAGCATATCTTTCAGATGTTGTGAAATGAATTCTTCAAGAGATCATCTTCTTAACATAGATACTACTCAGATTTCTGGTAATAGGGGAAATATTACTCTCTTACCActaaatattactttatttatatACACTATAGTGTCTGCCCACTAAAGTCATTCTTTTGTGCTGAAAATACCATTAAGGGCTGTAGGTGAGACATTGAGAGCAAAGTTCTAAGAGATTTCCTCTATGGTTGTTGAAGAAAGGTATCTATTTAAGTTGTCAGACATAGTCCTTTTAAAAGGTAAGGAGAATTCCATTTTCCATGAGGAACTCAAAGGTGGTGAACTGCCCTGTTACTCCACAAAGTTTTTTTTCTGAGAGTCCCACTTTTTATTCTGTCACAACACACCTAGTTCTGTTCAAATTTTGCCTGATTAGAAGGTCTACATGATATTGTTTTAACAATCTGCTTAAAGAAAAAGCTTCTTAAGATCTATGTATTATATCTACATAAGAAGTTAAAATACAAGTGAGTTCATGGTTTTTAATGTAATTACAGAATGATAATAGAAGAGAAACTAGAAAGGAGAAATCATCAACATGCCAATCTCTCAAACTACTTATCCCTGAAATTAGTAGTGTGAGTTGCACTGTAGTATTAATTCTTTTGCTGGTGCCAATATGTAGAGGTGTGGATTATTATTTAGTAGTATTTAGTCATGTGTAACAAAATTCTCTTATATTGTAAGACAAAGCTCACTATAATACAGTGCTTGGCGGATCCACTTATAGAAGTataggaaataagaaaatgaagagataCCTGTACTGCTGCTCTCTATTCATTTTAAGTGGGATCTCAGCACCACTGACATTCTGGGTTGTATACTTTGTTGTTGGGGTTCTCCTATGCAGGGATTAAGtagcatccctggcttctacccATCAAATGGAGTGGCTCCCCACCTCAACCCCAGCTGTGACAaacaaaaatgtcttcagacgcagccaaatgtcccctggagaCTTCTAGTTAAGAACTACTGATGCAGAGTAAATTACTATATTGAAGCTGTAATTCACTGCATAATTATACTCAGGTTGGTATTTGAAGGATCTGAGAACAAAGAGCAAGGTAAGCTTTAAGAAAAAATgttagaagcaaaaaaaaaaaaaaaggcagcagacAGTTTTAGGCACAAAACATAATTAGCAAAGCTGAATAGAGAGATTCAAACAAGGTAAAAGATAATAGGTAGGTTTCCCTggtgggaatctgcctgcaatgcaggagacttgagtttgatccctggtttggaaagacccctgggagaagggaatgacaacccattccagtattcttgcctgggagatcccatggaaggaagagcctagtgggctacagtccatggggttgcaaagagttggacatgactgagcaactaacactttcact
It contains:
- the RPRD2 gene encoding regulation of nuclear pre-mRNA domain-containing protein 2, with the translated sequence MAAGGGGGGSKASSSSASSAGALESSLDRKFQSVTNTMESIQGLSSWCIENKKHHTTIVYHWMKWLRRSAYPHRLNLFYLANDVIQNCKRKNAIIFRESFADVLPEAAALVKDPSVSKSIERIFKIWEDRNVYPEEMIMALREALSTTFKTQKQLKENLNKQPNKQWKKSQTSTNPKAALKSKIVAEFRSQALIEELLLYKRSEDQIELKEKQLSTMRVDVCSTETLKCLKDKTGGKKFSKEFEEASAKLEEFVNGLDKQVKNGPSLTEALENAGIFYEAQYKEVKVVANAYKTFANRVNNLKKKLDQLKSTLPDPEESPVPSPSVDAPSPTGSESPFQGMGGEESQSPNAESEKSATPEPATDNRDVEDMDLSDVEDDGSKIIVEDRKEKPVEKSTVSTAVPTKPTESISKASSCTPAPVTMTATPPLPKPVNTSLLSPTPALALPNLANVDLAKISSILSSLTSVMKNTGVSPASRPSPGTPTSPSSLTSGLKTPAPATTTSHNPLANILSKVEITPESILSALSKTQTQSAPALQGLSSLLQSVTGNPVPSSEATPQSTSASPANTTVSSIKGRNLPSNTQSFIPKSFNYSPNSSTSEVSSTSASKASIGQSPGLPSTTFKLPSNTLGFTGNHSASPAAPPTEVAMCQSSEASKPKLESESTSPSLEMKIHNFLKGNPGFSGLNLNIPILSSLGSSAPAESHPSDFQRGPTSTSVDNIDGTPVRDERSGTPTQDEMMDKPTSSSVDTMSLLSKIISPGSSTPSSTRSPPPGREESFPRELSSSVSTFRPFGLGSDSPYKQPSDGMERPSSLMDSSQEKFYPDTSFQEDEDYRDFEYSGPPPSAMMNLEKKPAKSILKSSKLSDTTEYQPILSSYSHRGQEFGVKSAFPASVRALLDSSENCGRLSSPPGLFSAFGVRGNEAGSDRSPSPSKNDSFFTPDSNHNSLSQSATGHLTLPQKQYPDSPHPVPHRSLFSPQNTLAAPTGHPPTSGVEKVLASTISTTSTIEFKNMLKNASRKPSDDKHFGQAPNKGTSSDGVSLSNLAQLSLTAADQQQQEEHYRIETRVSSSCLDLPDSTEEKGAPIETLGYHNASSRRMSGEPIQTVESIRVPGKGNRGHGREASRVGWFDLSTSGGSFDNGPSSASELASLGGGGSGGLTGFKTAPYKERAPQFQESVGSFRSNSFNSTFEHHLPPSPLDHGTPFQREPVGPSSAPPAPPKDHGGIFSRDAPTHLPSVDLSNPFAKEAALTHAAPPPGEHGGVPFPTPPPPPPPGEHSSSGGSGVPFSAPPPPPPPGDHSGVVPFPTPPLAEHGVAGAVAVFPKDHSSLLQGTLADHFGVLPGPRDHGGPTQRDLNGPGLSRVRESLSLPSHSLEHLGPAHGGGGGGGSNSSSGPPLGPSHRDAINRSGMILRSPRPDFRPREPFLSRDPFHSLKRPRPPFARGPPFFAPKRPFFPPRY